In the genome of Salana multivorans, the window CACGGACGAGGCTTTCTCCTATCAGCCGTTCTTCTACATCGACTCGAGCTCGCCCCTTGCCTCGGCGGACGCAGCCGGGCCGGGCGTGGGGGACGGACCCGCCGGCTCGTCGATGATCGTCCAGACCGGCGCCGGGCCGGGTCCTGACTGCAGCGACCTTCCCGACTTCCTGGTCGTCGTCGCCTTCACCTACGCGTCGGCGAAGGATGCGGCTGCGGTGTTCAGCACCGCGCTCGGTGACGAGGAGACCGCCGACGACGGGATCGCGTGCGGCTCGCCGGCCACGTCCAGCGCCGGCTGCTGGATGCTGCACACGGACACGATCTGGGCCGCGGTTCTCGCCCCGGAGGGCGGCTTCGCGCCGCCGGTCGTCGACCGCGAGGCGCTGACGGACGCGTTGACGTCGGTCGTCGAGGCGGCCGGCAGCGGGAGCTCGTCCGAGCCGTAGACCGGTCACGGGCCCGCGCTCGACCGCCCGACGTCGGGGAACACGGCAAGGGCGACGGCGAGGTCGGCGGACGCCTCGACGGCGACCTCGACCCCGACTGCGCCCGGCCCCGGCGCGCGACCGGACGCGTCGAGGGCGACCAGCGCCCGCGGCGGGCCGGTGATCGTGAGCTGCAGCCCGTCGTGGACGGGGAACACCGACGCCATGACGACGTCGCCGGTCCCGGCCGCCTCGATGACGGTCCTGATCGTCCCCGAGACGGCGAGCGCCACGGCCTCGTCCTCGGTGTCCCGGTCGCCGAGGCGCAGCGTGCACGAGACGCTCCGGTCGCGAGCGAGCCGCAGCAGGGGGACGAGGTGGTGGCCGAGGTGCACCAGCTCGGGGCTGATCGGCAGGAGCTGGCGCAGGTGTCGCTCCTCCTCGTCGCAGGCCCGGCGGGTCGCGGCGTCGACCGGGTTGCTCCGCCCGTCGGCGATGGCGCGCAGCAGGGCGACGGCGGGCTCGAGGCCGGCATCGACCCAGCGCAGGTAGCTGAGCTGGGCCGCCCGCTCCGCGGCCTCGGCGATCTGCGCCTCGGCGGCGCGGCCGCGGACGTCGGCGGTGCGCCGCGCCAGCGCCTCCGCGACGCGCTGCGCCCGAGCCCAGAACGCCGCGAACACGATCCCGACGGCCGCGGCGACGGCGACGTTGCCGGACGCCGTCGGCGAGTGGGGAAGGACGAGGGCCGCGATCGCGGCGGCGACGCCCGTCCAGGCGAGCGCCAGGGCCACCAGGACCCGGGTGCTGGGCCGGGTCGAGAGGAGGAGGATCGCCGGGCCCGTCGCCGCGAGCGCCTGCCAGTCGATGACGTGATCGGTGCCGAACCCCGACGCGGCGGCGGACAGGGCGAACACCGCGCAGGTCGCGACGATCAGTCCCGTCCGGCCGAGCCAGGTCGGCGAGCGCCGCGCCCAGGTCCGCGCGCCGAGCCAGGCGAGCGCCATGATCGCGATCATCGGCAGCAGGACGTCGAGCCGCCGCGTCCCCCCGTTCACGGTGAGCACCACCCCGACGGCCGTGACCCCTAGCCCCCACAGCAGCCCGGCCCGGTGGTTGAGGTTCGTCAGGAGGATCTCGACGTCCAGCGGGAACGACGGCCGCCCGGCGCTGGCCGCCTCGCCCGCGCCGCTCGCGTCGTCGGTGCCCCCGGCGTCCGGCTCCGGCCGCAGCGCCACCCCGAGCTCGACGCTCGTCCCGGCACCGGGCGCCGTGCGGATCCGCGCCGTGAACCCGCCGGCGCGGGCCCGGGTCGCGATCGACCGGTCGATCCCGCGCCCCTCGGGGACGTCGCCGTCGAAGCCGACCCCCTCGTCGCGGACCTCGATCGTGAGCCGGCCGGCGTCGACGGCGGTGGAGACGACGACGGACGCGGCGCCGGAGTGCTTCGTCGCGTTGCGGCGCGCCTCGTGCACCGCGCCGACGATGCCGGCGACCGTCCTGCGGTCGAGGCGCCGGGTGAGGGCGTCGAGGGACGCGTCGTCGAGCCCGCGGCGCTCGACGGGCAGGCCCGAGGCCGCGAGCGCGTCCCGCAGCGTCCGGTCCTCCCCGGCGAGGTCCCGGCGCTCGCGGACGAGGGAGTCCAGGAGCACGACGTCGTGGGCGCACTGCTCGCGGACCTGGTCGACGTCGGCGGTCGCGGCGCCGCCGCGCGCGATCGCGCCGAGGGTGTTGATCGCCGTGTCGTGCAGGACGGCCGCGTCCTCGGCGATCTGCGCGCTCAGCCGCCGGGTGACCGCGGCCTGCGCCATCGTCCGCTCCGCCGCGGCGACGTCGGCATCGGCGGTCGCGGTCAGCGCGAGGACCGAGCGCAGCCCCCAGCGGAGCGCGACGATGATCGCGATCTGCGTCACGACGACGGTGATCGGCATCGCCGGCCCCCACTCCGGGAGCAGGAGCGCGACGGTGGCGGCGACCGCGACGGCCGCGAGGACCACCTGCGCGACGGCCCGCCCGCGCAGCTCGAGGAACCCGGCCGTGAGACTGGCGAAGTTGGTCTGCCAGCAGGCGGCGAGGACCAGGACCGAGCTCGGGTGGCCACCCGCCACCAGCGCCCAGGCGCTCAGCGCGGCCATCGCCCCCGCGACGAACCAGACCGGGAGCCGGCGACGCGAGTAGCCGGCGACCAGCGCGTACCCCCCGAGGGCCGCGCAGGCCGTCGCGAGCTGCCACGCCCCCCACCCCAGCGATGCCAGCGCGGCGAGGACCATGACGACCTGCCAGTCGGCGACGAGCGTGAGCGCCACCCGCCGGACGGTTCGCCGCAGCGACTCCGACGCCCACCCGGGACCGTCCGCCACCAGGGACTCGATGAGTCGGGGAGCCAGGTAGCGCGGCGCGCCGTCGGGAGTCGACGGGGACATCGCCTCACCCCTGCTTCCAGCCGAGCCCCCGCTCCCTGAGCCATCCGCGAGAAAGAGTAGCCGAGTGGGCCGGCAAAGACGCCGGCGAGTGGATATGACCCCCGTTCGGGGGTCCTTTTCCCCGCGACGTTTGCCGCCCGGCGAGACGCGCCCCTTTACTCGAACCAGGACTGTGGGCAGGGGTGGGGAGACGACCGTTCTTCTCGATGTCGTTGCCAGTTTCTCGCGGTTCTCATTCACTTCGAGCTCATATCGACGAGGGAGACCAATCAATGAATGACGAGAGACGTCGGGTCGAGGGACCGACCGGGAGGAAGGCGGGGGTGCGGCTGCGCTCGCTGGCCGCGGCCGCCGGGCTGTCGGTGGTCATCGCCGGAGCCGCGTCCCCGGCCGCGTTCGCGGCCGAGGACGTCATCACGGTGACCACCAACGAGCGCTGCAACCCCGACGGCACCGCGATCGCCGGCTCGCTCCAGGCCGCGCTGGAGGCGGCGAACGCCTCGACTAACGCCGACGGCGTCCGGATCGTCTTCGCCGAGGGGCTCGACGAGATCTCGTTCAACAGCACCGTCTGCGCGATGCACGACGCCACCATCGGCGTCGGCAACGAGATCGCGGGTCTCCTCGGGGCCCGGTACCTCGTCGACTCCGCGGTCCCCGTGACGATCGACTTCACGAACCTTCCCGCGATCACCACGACGACGGACGCCGACTTCGCCGGCTTCTACGTCCACTCCGACGACGTCGTGCTGGAGAATCTCGCGAATCTCAAGGCGGGAGCGGCCGGCATCGCGATCGACGGCGCGCGCGTGAGGATCTCCGGCATCGAGTTCAAGGACCCCGACAGCGCCATCTCCGAGGTCGGCGTCGCGCTGCTCGACGGGGCGTCGGACGTCACCATCGAGGACAGCGTCTTCCACAGCCAGTGGTGGAGCTCGATCCTGATCGACGGCTCCGTCGCCAACCCGACGACGGTGTCGAACGTCGTCGTCGACAACGTGACGAGCCGCGGCGTCGAGTCGGCCTACGGCCACCTCGACATCGAGGACGGCGCGATCGTCGACGGTCTCACCGTGCGGGACAGCACGTTCGGCGCGAGCGACGAGAGCTCGACGACGCACGCCGTCTACGTCAACCCGAGCGTCGACGTGACGGGCCTGGTCTACTCGGGCAACACCGTGCTGCGCGGCACAGGCCCGGAGCGGAACGTGTTCTACTTCGAGGGCGGCGCCCAGACCTTCACCGACACGGTGATCGACGGCAACACGTTCACGGGGGCGTCGACCTCCGCCCCGCTCTCCCGGATCATCGGCTCGAACGCCGCCACCTGGAGCGGTCTCGAGCTCACGAACAACGAGGCCGAGCTCACGCGCGGCATCCTCATGGTCGGGGCGACCATCACCGACGCGGTCCTCTCGGGCAACACCTTCACCCGCACGCTCGAGCCCGCCGGTGCCGCGATCCACCTGCAGGGAACGCTCGAGGACGTCACCGTCGCGGACAACGTCCTCGACACGCCCTGGGCAGTCGACGGGATCCGCGTCCAGGGGGCGACCCCCGCGACGAACGTCGTGATCGAGAACAACACGATCCACGACTTCCACGCCGACGGCAGCCGCTCCTCCATCGCGATCATCGCGCCGGGGGCGGGCAGCGTCGTGCGGGGCAACGAGCTCGTCCAGCACCTCGACCGCGCGGGCGTCGACCTGCCGAGCACGCTCAACAACCACTGGGCGGTGTACGTGTGGCTGGAGTCCAGCGCCGCGAACGCCGACACCAGCACCGGCTGGAGCATCGTCGAC includes:
- a CDS encoding sensor histidine kinase; this encodes MSPSTPDGAPRYLAPRLIESLVADGPGWASESLRRTVRRVALTLVADWQVVMVLAALASLGWGAWQLATACAALGGYALVAGYSRRRLPVWFVAGAMAALSAWALVAGGHPSSVLVLAACWQTNFASLTAGFLELRGRAVAQVVLAAVAVAATVALLLPEWGPAMPITVVVTQIAIIVALRWGLRSVLALTATADADVAAAERTMAQAAVTRRLSAQIAEDAAVLHDTAINTLGAIARGGAATADVDQVREQCAHDVVLLDSLVRERRDLAGEDRTLRDALAASGLPVERRGLDDASLDALTRRLDRRTVAGIVGAVHEARRNATKHSGAASVVVSTAVDAGRLTIEVRDEGVGFDGDVPEGRGIDRSIATRARAGGFTARIRTAPGAGTSVELGVALRPEPDAGGTDDASGAGEAASAGRPSFPLDVEILLTNLNHRAGLLWGLGVTAVGVVLTVNGGTRRLDVLLPMIAIMALAWLGARTWARRSPTWLGRTGLIVATCAVFALSAAASGFGTDHVIDWQALAATGPAILLLSTRPSTRVLVALALAWTGVAAAIAALVLPHSPTASGNVAVAAAVGIVFAAFWARAQRVAEALARRTADVRGRAAEAQIAEAAERAAQLSYLRWVDAGLEPAVALLRAIADGRSNPVDAATRRACDEEERHLRQLLPISPELVHLGHHLVPLLRLARDRSVSCTLRLGDRDTEDEAVALAVSGTIRTVIEAAGTGDVVMASVFPVHDGLQLTITGPPRALVALDASGRAPGPGAVGVEVAVEASADLAVALAVFPDVGRSSAGP
- a CDS encoding Ig-like domain-containing protein — translated: MNDERRRVEGPTGRKAGVRLRSLAAAAGLSVVIAGAASPAAFAAEDVITVTTNERCNPDGTAIAGSLQAALEAANASTNADGVRIVFAEGLDEISFNSTVCAMHDATIGVGNEIAGLLGARYLVDSAVPVTIDFTNLPAITTTTDADFAGFYVHSDDVVLENLANLKAGAAGIAIDGARVRISGIEFKDPDSAISEVGVALLDGASDVTIEDSVFHSQWWSSILIDGSVANPTTVSNVVVDNVTSRGVESAYGHLDIEDGAIVDGLTVRDSTFGASDESSTTHAVYVNPSVDVTGLVYSGNTVLRGTGPERNVFYFEGGAQTFTDTVIDGNTFTGASTSAPLSRIIGSNAATWSGLELTNNEAELTRGILMVGATITDAVLSGNTFTRTLEPAGAAIHLQGTLEDVTVADNVLDTPWAVDGIRVQGATPATNVVIENNTIHDFHADGSRSSIAIIAPGAGSVVRGNELVQHLDRAGVDLPSTLNNHWAVYVWLESSAANADTSTGWSIVDNAIDGFDGWSDAPIVVNAIGRTLVTGNTFGEHTQGSFDPETENGRQWFVWNTTGLVNHKVQTFRAEDVRLDGTTGSFTATRPEPEAGNTAATAPVTLHVYWTADDHAEEYLGAIADVTPGQRVSIPTAHTTGYLRVQTVDASGNTSQYSSIDQDVTVAPGPPVVTGTTATSATGTGEPEATVVVRDADGEDVTEASVDAEGSWTASGLACGTTYTVVQIVDGVESDEAELTTQDCPAAPAAPVVEEVTADVVRGTGEPGATVTLRDGDGAVVATGRVAEDGSWSFDGAELACGTSYTVTQTVDGVDSEPAELTTPACVTPTPTPTPSTSSTATPSPSASSGGHLSDTGASGVGMVALGTLVLLAAGGALVLATRRRTA